AGAGTTGATTGTCTGATTTCTAATTATCTGCCATTTTCTGTGGAATCTTTGCTAATACGTTTATGAGGTGGAGTGGCCACTAAATACACACTGGTTTTCACAACCATTTTCTGAGTGTCTTCACATGCAGTATTTTACATGTTCTTCTGTGGTTACTGTTTGTATTAATGTCATAGCTGATGCTCTTGACAATCTGATACGACTCCATTTGACCCTTCTTCACCGCTGTAGTTGCTTTggcagttgttttttttttagaaaaagtGTAGAGGACCCCCTTGTAGAGCCTGGTGGAACACCCAGAGGCACCTCTTGGCTTGCAGTTCAGTTTGGTCGTTGTTGAGGATGTTGAGAGGTTGTGGCAGAGGTTGAGGTGAACTGCTGGCAGAACAGAACATTCTAAATGTTGGTTTCACGTTGCATaggttcctcctctttctgaTTCAGTTCGGCCAACTCCGTAGAGGCCTGGGTTTCCCCATCAGCCTCCTTCTGATCCTGGACTCGGTCTGGATCTTCTGTATCAGCCGGTTTATACATCTCGGCATGTTTCCGCTCGCGCTCCAATAGTCTGTAGTTAATGAAGTTTCCAATGAAGAGCCAAATACTGGCTAAAATTACAACAGCTCCACAGCAAAAATACATGTACTTGTAGTTTTTTGTGATATCCACCAGTTTCCCTGCAAGACAGCACAAAGTTGAGAGTTATGACCTACTGATTTAATCACACAGGCAAAGTATTCCGTTAAGCTAAAAGTGCTGAATATGCTCAAAACGTAGCATCTGAGATACAAACCATACCTGCTAGGGGTGGCCCAATGAGGACTGGGCAGCACTCCACAATGGTGGTGAGTCCCACAGCACTGGAGAACCTCTGGGCCCCAACCAAATCCATTAGTGTTTCAAAAAGAACTGAGCTGACCATGCCGAAAGCAAAGCCAAAGAATACAGAATACAACACTAGACCAGTGTAGCTTTCCACCAACGGGCAGAGTATGTGGCACACCCCATTGTACAGCACAGCAAAGCTGAAGAAGTACTGGATTTTGGGCCGGACCCATCGCGAGTTGGCTAGCAGCCCCATGGATGGCCTGGCAAACATGTCAACAAAAgccaggatggagaggaggaaggcagcCGAGTATTCATCAACTCCCATGTCTTTAGCATACGCTGCAAGGAAGACAATAGGTGCGAAGAAGCCCAGGAACATAATCACATTCCCTGACAGGTAGATGAGAAAGCCACGGTGCTTAAAGAGACTCAAATCCAGGTACTTGTTGACCGTTTGCCAAACGGTAAGCTTCTCTTTCGTCGCGGTAGTGACGGCGGCCGTCTCTTCGTCCTTCTTGGCCTTGCCGGGTGGTGGTCCCAAAGGCCTCATGAGGGAACCAGCCACGCAGCAGTTCAAGAGCAGCCCACCCAGGATAAGAAAGCTGCCTCTCCAGCCAAAATTGTTGAAAAGATAC
Above is a window of Betta splendens chromosome 9, fBetSpl5.4, whole genome shotgun sequence DNA encoding:
- the LOC114862380 gene encoding monocarboxylate transporter 2-like, with translation MPPPSATSPVPPPDGGWGWAVVLGSFISIGFSYAFPKAITVFFKDIQIIFKASYSQIAWISSIMLAVMYAAGPISSILVNTYGCRPIVMMGGCLCAIGMISASFCNDVLQLYICIGVIGGLGLAFNLQPALTMIGKYFYKKRPIANGLAMAGSPVFLSTLAPLNQYLFNNFGWRGSFLILGGLLLNCCVAGSLMRPLGPPPGKAKKDEETAAVTTATKEKLTVWQTVNKYLDLSLFKHRGFLIYLSGNVIMFLGFFAPIVFLAAYAKDMGVDEYSAAFLLSILAFVDMFARPSMGLLANSRWVRPKIQYFFSFAVLYNGVCHILCPLVESYTGLVLYSVFFGFAFGMVSSVLFETLMDLVGAQRFSSAVGLTTIVECCPVLIGPPLAGKLVDITKNYKYMYFCCGAVVILASIWLFIGNFINYRLLERERKHAEMYKPADTEDPDRVQDQKEADGETQASTELAELNQKEEEPMQRETNI